CAAGAGGTTTGCTTCCGGCTTACACGAGCCTTTGGGGATCATCGAAGACGGAGACAGCTTCCTGGTTGCTCAGAGGACAGAGGTAACACGGCTTCGCGATTTAAGTGGAGACGATGTAGCCGATGAGTATTTAACCGCTGCTTCGGGTTGGAATGTATCGGGGGCATACCATGGTTATACTTATGGTCCAGAAAGAGATGGAGAGGGTCGGCTTTGGATCACAACCAACATTGATATGGGGGATCATACCGATAACGATGCAGCCTGGCGGGGATGGGCTCTCACCTTAAAACAGAATGGCTCTCTCTCACCACAGGCAGGTGGAATGCGCTCGCCATCAGGTATGGGCGTAAATCTTGAAGGTGATATGTTCTATTCCGATCAGCAAGGAACCTGGATGCCCACAACTCCAATCCACCATCTTAGAAAAGGAGTATTTTATGGCAACCCGGATGGCATGGCTTCACAGAAACTGCCAGGGTCCCCTATCCATATGGACCTGGAACTACCTGAGCAGATCCTTTATCCAGAAGCGCTGGGACAAATCCCGACATTGGTCCCACCAGCTGTCTGGCTGCCCTACAACAAAGTCGGCCGTAGCGCTACCGATATCCAGGTCATTGACCAGCAAGGTCGATTCGGACCCTTCGATGGACAACTGCTCATTGGGGAATTTACCAATGTGGAAGTGAACCGCGTTTTTTTGGAAAAAGTGGGAGGTGAATACCAGGGCGCCTGCTTTCGATTTCTCGACAAATTTCCATCGGCTGTCTTTCGACTCACTTTTGATCCCAAAGGAAACCTCTACGTAGGCATGACCAACCGGGGGTGGTCATCGCTTGGCAATCGAGCCTATGGACTCGTTCGCGTTCGGTGGAATGGAGACACTCCATTTGAAATCAAAGAAATGCGAGCCAAACACGATGGATTTGAGCTCGTGTTTACTGAGCCCGTTGATGCACGAACGGCATCCAGGACAAGCTCGTACCAAATGAACAATTACACTTATCTCTATTCTCATGCCTATGGATCTGATGAATGGGACGGAGAGGAAAATCGCATTAGAAAGGTAATTGTTAGCGATGACAAACTGTCGGTTCGATTGGTGGTGGACGGATTACGCGCACACTATGTTCATGAACTAAGTGCCCAAGGCGTTATGAACCAGACGGGAGAACCACTCGTTCATTCCGATGCATATTATACCCTAAATAGAATCCCCGAAAAACCATGATCACCGAAGACCAAAAACAACAGTATCAAAACGAAGGTTTTTTTATTCTTGAAAACGTGATTCCGGATGAACATCTGGAGATTCTCCGCAATGCTTGCGATTACTTGATTGATGCCATGCACAAAGAAATGGACCGACTGGGAACGGATCACATCCACATCAGTCACCGTGGAAAACGGTATCATATCGCCAAGCAGCACCAAGTGGCCCCAAGACTCTCTGAATTTGTATACAGCGATCTCATGGCCGACATTTGCCGAGCTACAATTGGAGAAAATGCGTTCCTGTTTTATGACCAGTATGTAGTCAAAGCAGCCGAAAAAGGAATGCCCTTCAGCTGGCATCAGGATTCCGGATACCTGGGCTTCTCCCACAAACCTTATGTTACCTGTTGGTGTGCCGTGGACGATGTCACGATCGAGAACGGTACGGTCTACGCCATGCCCTACTCAACTATCGGAATAAAATCGCTGGTCGAACACATCCGTGATCCAGAAACGGGTGACAAGGCCGGCTATTTTGGAAACGAACCCGGAGTGCCTGCTATTGTACCGGCTGGTAGCGTGGTAGTTTTGAGTTCATTGTGTTTTCATCGAAGCGGACGTAATACAACAGACAAAATGCGACGTGCCTACGTCACTCAATACTCTCCGGAAATCATCTGTAAACCGGGTGAATCTGATCCCTTCCACCTGGCGATTCCGTTTCTTAACAACGGCGAACAACTGATCCACCCATGAAACGTTTCATCTTAAAACTATTTCTTATTTCAGCCTTTGGTCTTCAGCCTTTTGGTTTGGCGTTCAGTCAAAACCTCAACTGGCCAGATCCGGTCGCCAACCACGTCGTCCCCTATCAGAGCCTGGGCATCACGCACGGCCCCCTGTTAGGTGGAGTCGGGTCCTCTTCAATCAAGGTCTGGATTCGCACACAAGAGGCTGCCGACTTTCAAGTGCTTGTAAGCGAGTCCTTGCCCTTTGAGGGAGCGTTGGCTACAACAGGAAAAACCAATCCGGAAAGTGACTTTACTGGCTGGGTTGAAGTAACGGGACTCAAACCTAACACACGCTACTACTATGCCGTGGTCGTACGTGGCGAGATTGTGGATACGCGAATGGAAGTTTCCCAACCCTGGCCATCGTTTCGTACCCTGCCCGATTCCACTAGTTACGGGCACGAATTCAATCCGGAAGGAAAATTCAATTTCTCATTTTCAGTGGGGGCCTGCCAGCGCCAGAGGTCGCCCAAAGACACTTACGGTGTCTACGGAAATCCTCCTGTGTTCAATACACTCTGGGAAAAGCACCGTGATCGTCTGGCCTTTCACATCATTAACGGGGACTATACCTACGAAGAAGTCATAAACGGGGAAAAGAGCGGTTTGGAAAATAATTATAAGCTCTATCTGGACCGGGGTCGATCATTCAACCGGTTCGTTCGAGATGTGCCGATATTTACCATGTTTAATGATCACGAAATGACTCACAATATTGATGGAGCCGGGGAGGTAGGCTTGGGTGATGGAAATTATCTGGTTCGCGATCCTGCGGTGGAAGTTTGGCAGTACTACGCTAATTGGGCGAACGACCAGCAACCTCAACGTGGACAAGTCCACTTCGGAAATGCCGACCTCAAAGCGGAGAGCAGCATTCTTTTCGATACAAAAGCCGATTTCACCAAACTCGATCTGGATCAGGTAAGCACCCTCCATATTGGCCCATTTTATATGGGAGGCTATAAACCGGATGTCGCCGAACGTGGAGGAAAAAATGCGGGAGTCTATAGAATTGAAAAGATTCTTGATAAGAACCGTATCGAGATTTCTCCTGCACTCAAAGAAACGAACACCGCACCCTACAGCATCGGCACACATCATTACTTTGATCGCTTGGTCGGCAACAGTCATTTCATTTTTATCGATACGCGCAGCGAACGAACCAAGTTCAGAGGAGCCGAAATGGCTTTCGAAAAAGAAAATTCCATTCTCGGTCCGAGCCAGAAAAAATGGTTCATCGAAACGGTCAAACAATCGCCAGCAGATTTCATTTTCGTCGTCTCCGGAGATCCGTGGGTTATTTATCATTCCGGCTATCATGTATGGGGAGCCGATACGGATACTAAAGGCGACGGATTCTGCGCTTACGTAAATGAACGCGAAGAATTGATTGAAATGATGGATGGCATTGAAAAACCCATCATGATTCTAACCGGTGATGTGCATCATCCCTTTGCCGTACAAATCACGGACAACGTCTGGGAGTTTCTTTGCAGCCCCATGAGCTCCGCCAATCATCCCATAGGCACGGCCGGCCTTCCACCTCTCGGCGGTTGGTTCGATAGCCAGGGCCGCAAAGTTAAAATTAAATGGGCCGGCGGATACCCTGACAACGTGCACTATTTACGTCAGCGCCATAGCATCTACACCGTGATTGATGTAAACAACATCGTCAAAGCCGGACGCAACGATGGTCCCGGGTATCAGTTTATTGCCTACGATGAACCACAAGTGGTTGTTCGTTTCCACGATGGTTATTCCGGAGACCTGCTTTACGCAGAGGGTATTTCCACATTGGACGCCAAGCCGGAAGGTGAAGCGTTTCCCAAGATCAACCGTTTCGGACATTGGAATGAGTAGGATGAGATTTTTTATCAGAGCTTGGACTTCAAACTGTAGGAGGGGCTTTACGCCCCGATTTTCACGTGTGTACGGATCGGGGCGTAAAGTCCCTCCTACAGTTTTTCTTCTGCTTCTCTTGTTTTCTCAGCAATTCGCAGGAGCACGTTCGCCTAACATCGTCTACATCATCTCCGACGATCAGACTTACACCGACTTCGGTTTTATGGGTCACCCGGTCGTGCAGACTCCGAATATCGATCGCCTTTCCGAACAATCGGCGTTGTTCCCAAATGGCTATGTAACCAGCAGCGTGTGCCGACCTTCGTTGGTGACTCTACTTACCGGGCTCTATCCCTTTCAACACGGAGTCCATTTCAACCACCCACCCCCCGGCTTCCCCGGCCTAACGCAGGATCCGGAATTAACCAAAGCCGAGTTTGACGCCCTGCGCGACAAAGCCTGCGACCTCATTCGCAACACGCCCTCGCTTCCACGGATATTGGCCGAACATGGCTACCGTAGTTTTCAAACCGGCAAGTATTGGGAAGGTCATTGGCGCAATGCCGGCTTTACCGAGGGCATGACGATCGCCGAACCTTCGACCGCGCTCAATGGCAATAAGACGATCGCCAATGGTGATGTGGTTGCTCACGGCAATGGCGACGCTGGCCTGGCCATCGGAAGAGAGACCATGGAGCCCATTTACGATTTCATCGACGATTGCGGCAAGGACCAGCCCTTCATGGTCTGGTATGCTCCCTTTCTACCTCATGTTCCTCACGACTCCCCGGAGCAGTTTTATGAGCCTTATAAAAACAAGGGTATCCCGGAACACAAAATTCCCTACTATGCCTGTATCAGCTGGTTCGATGAAACGGTGGGTCAACTGATCAAAGCCATCGAGGATCGAGGATTAGCAGAAAACACTCTTTTCGTATTCGTTGTCGACAATGGTTTCGAACCGGATCCCAAGAATCCAAGGAACTACACCAAAACCAGCAAACGCTCCCCCTTCGAACCCGGCCTTCGAACACCCATCATGCTGCGTTGGGACGCCGTCCTCTCACCCTCAAGACACAATAGCCCCGTTAGCAGCATCGACCTTTTCCCCACCATCCTGGAAGCAGCCGGTGTAAACGAAGATTTCAACACTCCTGGTATCAGTCTTTTACCAGTAGCCAAGGGCAAAACCAATCTCGATCCGGATCGCGCCGTCTTCGGCGGCATCTACTCCGGCGACGCCAGCGTCCTCGGCAATCCAGCCGCCGACATCGCCTACCGTTGGGTCCACCAAGGAGACTACAAACTTATTGTTCCTAGCTCGTCCGATGCCTGGGGCGACTACCTGACAGAACCTAGCCTTTTCGAAGTAGTCACCGATCCACTCGAGGAAAAAGACCTGTCACGTATTTCTGAATACCAGAATAAATTCGCTATGCTACACACCTTACTTGACGAATGGTGGCACCCCTGAGTTTCTTAGAAAAGCCTGATTGGAAACTGGCTTTAACTTGTTATTCCCCGATGCTTGCGTTGGGGTCGGTGACTGAAGAGAAAGTTTGAAATCTTGGAGATCGCCAGCAAGCTGGCTCCTACATTTTGACATGCGAAAGTTGCTGTAGGAGTGACCTTGGTCGCGAATCGAATACCAAGGATGTCAGCTGGATTCTTGCGAGCATAAGAGAAAAGAACTTGTTCTTCTATTTCAGATATCCCGATGCTTGCGTCGGCGAGTTTCATTTATTTTGGGACCCGGCAACCAAGCTGTTGAGGTAAACTTCAAGATTAGTGTAATCGGCATTCAATTCATAGTGATTTCGGTCTGCAGCATTCTTTGGATTCAAACCGTTATTCACTTCCCAATCATCGGGTATTCCATCCAGGTCAACATCAGCGGGTGCAACAGTTGATCGGTAATCCGGCCACCCTCCAACATCAACAGGTGTATCGATATGACCTAGACGACCATAAGTACTCTTACCTGCTTTGACTTCATCGATGATGCGTTTATCGATGACATCCCGCACTTTGGATGCGCCGGCGCTTGCCAGCACAAAAGCATAGGCAGCTTCAGCAGTTTGCTCTGTTATACGTGGGAAATCAAAAGCAACTACGGCTCTGCTTTTTTCTTCACCGGCCCCACTTTTAAAATCGATGCCTCCGTCCCAGTTGTCAGCCGTAATGGCCGGAAATCCATGAACATAATTCCCTTCTGCAAATAGAGACGTTTCATATTTTTGAGAATCCTCCGGGCTGTTGTTCCCACCTGCCTCAATGTCGCCGTCATCCAATTCAAATATCCTACCCCTGACCTTGTTGGAGGTCCCTGGTCCTGCTCTGTAATAATTGTTGGCCCAGTTGATATAGGATGCCGTTCCGTCGTAACAACTATTGAATCCCCAGTTAAAAATGACGTTATTTCTGAAATCGACTTCGCAATGCCTGCGACCTGTAACCTTCGGATTACGACTGGTATGGTGTGCAAACAGGTTATGATGGTAGGTCTGCCTCAGTGATCCGATAATCCCTCCATAACCATGGTCACCTTTGTTGTGAATAGATTGGTTCAGGCTTTCCGTAACCATGCACCATTGAACCGTCAGCAAATCAACCTTCGAGGATTGAGCAGAAAGCGTCTCATCGACTGACCAGCTTGCCGAGCAGTGGTCGAGGATAATATTTCTCCCACTAGTGACCGAAATCGCATCAGACACCTGCCCGGCGCTGTCTCCCAATCGTGACCGAATATAGCGCACAATCACATGGTCAGCCAGAATTTCAAACGTGTAGTCTCGAAAACAAATCCCATCCCCAGGTGCAGTTTGACCGGCAATGGTCAGATAGTCCTTATCCACTTTCAATCTGGACTGGAGCTGAATGATTCCCGACACGGCGAACACTATCGTCCTGGGTCCGTTTGCCGATCGAATACCCTCTCGCAGAGATCCGGAGCCCGAGTCATTTACATTGGTCACGATATAGACATCACCCTCGCGACCGCCTTTTGCATAAGCGGCAAAGCCTTCCGCTCCAGGAAATGCAACAGGTTCTCCCCAAACCAATTGGGGATACCAGGCGCTCCAAAAAACTGACCCTAAAAACAATAATATTTTTAAAACCCTGTACATATTATTTTGATGAGCAAAGGACCGCATCGGTAATGTCCGCTTACAACTACTTCACCTCGATTGAATCCATTTCGCAACAGGGAAAATAGTTAATTGAATGATTGGTGGAGTCTGTAAGGACTAACAAGTCCTGGAAAAGTAGAGGAGTGTTATTTTGAAAGATGTTAGCAATTGAAAGAAAATATCGAAAACACAAGTCCTTCGAGGCGGAGTAGGAAGCTACTTTCCTACAATTAAGTTTCATATCTGTCTTGTAGGAGTGCAGCTTGCTGCCGATAGAGTGAACTTTAGACGCCTACTCTCGAAAAGATAACTCCGAGAGGTCGACATTCACTTTAATTGAAATCACACCAAAACAAGGCAGCATTGACTTCAAGGGGGTTGTTCGATTAAAAAAAGTCCTCAAGATTGCGCGCTTACCTACTGCTCAAAAATCATCAAATCCAGTTAATTATGGTTCCGGTTCTTACTCCCTCACCTACTTGTTGCGACGTATCCCTTGAGTGCAATCGGAGGCCTTCTCGATCCGCTCACATTCGACATCGGCAACAGCCCAGGTCTGGGCCGAATGATAGTATCTAACGCTACTGTCAAAGACGTATTCTTCTTT
The DNA window shown above is from Verrucomicrobiota bacterium and carries:
- a CDS encoding sulfatase-like hydrolase/transferase, with protein sequence MFSQQFAGARSPNIVYIISDDQTYTDFGFMGHPVVQTPNIDRLSEQSALFPNGYVTSSVCRPSLVTLLTGLYPFQHGVHFNHPPPGFPGLTQDPELTKAEFDALRDKACDLIRNTPSLPRILAEHGYRSFQTGKYWEGHWRNAGFTEGMTIAEPSTALNGNKTIANGDVVAHGNGDAGLAIGRETMEPIYDFIDDCGKDQPFMVWYAPFLPHVPHDSPEQFYEPYKNKGIPEHKIPYYACISWFDETVGQLIKAIEDRGLAENTLFVFVVDNGFEPDPKNPRNYTKTSKRSPFEPGLRTPIMLRWDAVLSPSRHNSPVSSIDLFPTILEAAGVNEDFNTPGISLLPVAKGKTNLDPDRAVFGGIYSGDASVLGNPAADIAYRWVHQGDYKLIVPSSSDAWGDYLTEPSLFEVVTDPLEEKDLSRISEYQNKFAMLHTLLDEWWHP
- a CDS encoding phytanoyl-CoA dioxygenase family protein translates to MITEDQKQQYQNEGFFILENVIPDEHLEILRNACDYLIDAMHKEMDRLGTDHIHISHRGKRYHIAKQHQVAPRLSEFVYSDLMADICRATIGENAFLFYDQYVVKAAEKGMPFSWHQDSGYLGFSHKPYVTCWCAVDDVTIENGTVYAMPYSTIGIKSLVEHIRDPETGDKAGYFGNEPGVPAIVPAGSVVVLSSLCFHRSGRNTTDKMRRAYVTQYSPEIICKPGESDPFHLAIPFLNNGEQLIHP
- a CDS encoding alkaline phosphatase D family protein, producing the protein MKRFILKLFLISAFGLQPFGLAFSQNLNWPDPVANHVVPYQSLGITHGPLLGGVGSSSIKVWIRTQEAADFQVLVSESLPFEGALATTGKTNPESDFTGWVEVTGLKPNTRYYYAVVVRGEIVDTRMEVSQPWPSFRTLPDSTSYGHEFNPEGKFNFSFSVGACQRQRSPKDTYGVYGNPPVFNTLWEKHRDRLAFHIINGDYTYEEVINGEKSGLENNYKLYLDRGRSFNRFVRDVPIFTMFNDHEMTHNIDGAGEVGLGDGNYLVRDPAVEVWQYYANWANDQQPQRGQVHFGNADLKAESSILFDTKADFTKLDLDQVSTLHIGPFYMGGYKPDVAERGGKNAGVYRIEKILDKNRIEISPALKETNTAPYSIGTHHYFDRLVGNSHFIFIDTRSERTKFRGAEMAFEKENSILGPSQKKWFIETVKQSPADFIFVVSGDPWVIYHSGYHVWGADTDTKGDGFCAYVNEREELIEMMDGIEKPIMILTGDVHHPFAVQITDNVWEFLCSPMSSANHPIGTAGLPPLGGWFDSQGRKVKIKWAGGYPDNVHYLRQRHSIYTVIDVNNIVKAGRNDGPGYQFIAYDEPQVVVRFHDGYSGDLLYAEGISTLDAKPEGEAFPKINRFGHWNE
- a CDS encoding pectate lyase, whose translation is MYRVLKILLFLGSVFWSAWYPQLVWGEPVAFPGAEGFAAYAKGGREGDVYIVTNVNDSGSGSLREGIRSANGPRTIVFAVSGIIQLQSRLKVDKDYLTIAGQTAPGDGICFRDYTFEILADHVIVRYIRSRLGDSAGQVSDAISVTSGRNIILDHCSASWSVDETLSAQSSKVDLLTVQWCMVTESLNQSIHNKGDHGYGGIIGSLRQTYHHNLFAHHTSRNPKVTGRRHCEVDFRNNVIFNWGFNSCYDGTASYINWANNYYRAGPGTSNKVRGRIFELDDGDIEAGGNNSPEDSQKYETSLFAEGNYVHGFPAITADNWDGGIDFKSGAGEEKSRAVVAFDFPRITEQTAEAAYAFVLASAGASKVRDVIDKRIIDEVKAGKSTYGRLGHIDTPVDVGGWPDYRSTVAPADVDLDGIPDDWEVNNGLNPKNAADRNHYELNADYTNLEVYLNSLVAGSQNK